A DNA window from Hoplias malabaricus isolate fHopMal1 chromosome 5, fHopMal1.hap1, whole genome shotgun sequence contains the following coding sequences:
- the il17rc gene encoding uncharacterized protein il17rc encodes MDLRNLVLLIWAGVLANSLALEKYRPEQDIICSQGLLKCKVEEVMFPPEPPVSGPVLVLGLSVKSALCCEHERMCKACLRITVQIGNLNRQNSGQASGQGEGDEEEEEDSGRNLAAAVTVQYHSAPNLPRYQKISFLVKSSAARNQSKEELVLLVYKDVFLGSHVNVTVGSFHFFVTFPTLKEVCPDIDVEECETPWVKIISERDALRVVDEKTNGMKPLQICVKRGTEGECRSSPTTIPLHTVTPCMCFQAWREGSSSRSEKCPFKERKDFMKNVLRNVSLFVGHWETRDGRVVLGWNLSAPCRLEAKVWPCREEAGLGGECKEIHGFRRIHNQNSLWKEDSAALWTTGSFEDLGSKRHFLYCVMAEVNGERFGPKCPHDSHRERWSVPVIVTLLMFSLAIVSVCLLRKQFKGWVSDWEKSRCSGGSGCGNVLLLQACGGDDVYDVGMVCMLEMELSKLGFTVCLDLCCGAELSSLGPGPWLHSKLDLIQKQGGKILLVLSDLALEKARFCWESWNNGNGGGEKGLHMSGVFDSVLTCILSAHLKGGATESFVLVQFDSKKLINRDRPLPTFLQDLELYSLPSESCRLLANLCPGAREGISMRLKRLLWLRRASRKLTKGLKNSRKLSLRPHAESVLTQVETLEEEKRPLHH; translated from the exons ATGGATTTAAGAAATTTGGTGTTGCTGATTTGGGCTGGAGTTCTGGCAAATTCTCTGGCTTTGGAGAAGTATCGTCCTGAACAGGACATCATCTGCTCTCAG ggtTTGCTCAAATGCAAAGTGGAGGAGGTGATGTTCCCGCCCGAGCCACCGGTCTCTGGTCCAGTCCTGGTCTTAGGTTTAAGTGTGAAGTCTGCTCTCTGCTGCGAACACGAGAGGATGTGTAAAGCGTGTTTGCGCATCACAGTCCAGATCGGGAACCTCAACAGACAGAACAGCGGGCAGGCCTCAGGACAAGGCGAaggtgatgaggaggaggaggaggatagTGGCCGGAACCTTGCAG CTGCTGTGACAGTGCAGTATCATTCTGCACCCAATCTTCCCCGATACCAGAAGATTTCCTTCTTAGTGAAGTCCTCAGCGGCCAGAAACCAGTCGAAAGAAGAG CTGGTGTTGCTGGTGTATAAAGATGTGTTCCTGGGCAGCCATGTGAATGTAACAGTTGGCTCCTTTCATTTTTTTGTTACCTTCCCCACACTGAAAGAAG tGTGTCCGGATATAGATGTAGAAGAATGTGAAA CTCCGTGGGTCAAGATTATCAGCGAGAGGGATGCACTGAGAGTGGTTGATGAGAAGACGAATGGGATGAAGCCTCTGCAGATCTGTGTGAAGCGAGGGACGGAGGGAGAGTGTCGG TCATCTCCAACAACCATCCCGCTGCACACTGTCACCCCCTGTATGTGCTTCCAG gcttGGAGAGAAGGGTCATCATCTCGTTCTGAGAAGTGtccttttaaagaaagaaaag ACTTCATGAAGAACGTGCTGAGGAATGTCTCTCTGTTTGTGGGCCACTGGGAAACCAGAGATGGGCGTGTGGTTTTGGGCTGGAACCTCAGTGCCCCCTGCAGGCTGGAGGCTAAAGTTTGGCCGTGTCGAGAGGAAGCAgggcttggaggagaatgcaaagAAATTCATGGCTTCAGACGCATTCATAATCAGAACTCTCTGTGGAAGGAGGACAGCGCGGCACTGTGG ACCACGGGCTCATTTGAGGATCTCGGTTCCAAAAGGCACTTCTTGTACTGTGTGATG GCTGAGGTGAACGGAGAAAGATTTGGCCCCAAGTGTCCACATGACA GCCACAGGGAGCGCTGGAGTGTTCCTGTGATAGTCACTTTACTGATGTTCAGCCTGGCTatagtcagtgtgtgtttactcaggAAACAATTCAAAG gCTGGGTTTCAGATTGGGAGAAGTCTCGCTGCTCtggag gATCTGGTTGTGGCAATGTTCTACTACTCCAGGcatgtggtggtgatgatgtgtATGACGTGGGCATGGTCTGCATGTTGGAGATGGAGTTATCCAAGCTGGGTTTCACTGTGTGTCTGGATCTGTGTTGCGGAGCTGAGCTCAGTTCTCTTGGTCCGGGACCTTGGCTTCATTCGAAACTCGATCTCATCCAGAAGCAAGGAGGCAAGATTCTGCTGGTTCTGTCCGACTTGGCTTTAGAGAAGGCCCGGTTCTGCTGGGAGAGTTGGAACAATGGaaatggaggaggagaaaaaggcCTGCACATGTCGGGCGTTTTCGATTCTGTCCTCACCTGCATTTTATCTGCTCACCTGAAGGGTGGCGCCACTGAAAGCTTTGTTTTGGTTCAGTTTGACTCCAAGAAGCTaataaacagagacagacctTTGCCAACATTCCTTCAAGACCTGGAGCTCTACAGTCTGCCCTCAGAGAGCTGCCGTCTGCTTGCGAACCTCTGCCCAGGGGCAAGAGAGGGTATTAGCATGAGGCTAAAGCGGCTACTCTGGCTCAGGAGGGCGTCTAGAAAGCTAACCAAGGGGCTGAAGAATTCTAGGAAATTATCCCTGCGTCCCCATGCAGAATCGGTGCTCACACAGGTGGAGACCCTCGAGGAGGAGAAACGCCCCCTCCATCACTAG